The genomic stretch ATAGCCCAGTAATTCCGCCACTGCCGACTTCCAAAAACTTTTACGGGTGGTGACTAACGGAAAAGCATTATTACCCACATCGTAAGTTAAATCAGCATTGATAATGGTTAAGCAACGTTTACCAGTGCGTTCGTTTTCAACCCAGTGGCCTTGCTCAATAATTCGGTGGCATAAATCTAAATATTGTTTCACCGCTTATTTTCCTTTTACTGATTTTTTATTCGAGCTTTGTGTACCAGCGACTGCTTGAGGTTTTTGAGTTTTGTAAGACCAAATCATGATCAGCGCGCCAATAATAATCATTGGCGTGGATAGGATTTGTCCCATAGAGATCACCCCATCAAATAAGCCTAGCTGAGCATCCGGTTGACGTACAAATTCAACACTAAAGCGGAATACACCATAACCAATCAAGAATAAACCCGATACCGCACCAGCAGGACGAGGCTTACGAATAAACCAGTTTAAAATAAAGAACAGCACCACACCTTCTAACAAAAATTCATATAATTGTGATGGGTGACGTGGGTAAGGACCACCACTTGGGAAAATCATCGCCCAAGGCACATCGGTGACGCGCCCCCATAATTCGCCATTAATAAAGTTACCAATACGACCGGCGCCTAAGCCAAACGGTACCAATGGGGCAATAAAGTCAGCAACACCAAAGAAGGTACGTTTGTTTTTGCGCGCATACCACCACATTGCGGTGATAACGCCCATCAAACCACCATGGAATGACATGCCGCCAGTCCACACTTTGAAGATGTACAGTGGGTCGGCCATCCAGTAATCAAAGCCATAAAATAGGACATAGCCAATACGACCGCCCAATACAACCCCAAGAAAACCGGCAAATAATAAGTCCGATACTTGCTCACGAGTCCAAGTACTGCCTGGTTTATCAGCGCGGCGATTGGCAACATACATCGCGAATGCAAAGCCAAGTAAGTACATCAAGCCATACCAACGCACCCCAATCGGGCCGATAGAAAAAATAACGGGGTCTATATGGGGAAAGACAAAAAATCCCTGACTCATAACGGTCTCTCTGTAAAAATTGAAAATAGTCAATAATGTCTGACAAGCTAAGGTTCAAATAGTGCCATAGCATAACAAACAGATAATGAGGCGTATCATAGAGGAATAGTAATTTTAATCATAGTCAGGCTGGACAATATTGAGCATAGAAAAAGTGCCATACCAATCGAAGTAATAGCAATGCCATAATTTAATGCTCGAACAAAATTGAGTACAGAGAAAAGTGTCAAAGGCCATGGATGGCCTTTTCTCAAGCAATCAAGGACGGATCAGCGTCTTTTCGGCGTATTCAAATTGATCAAATATTAAATGGCATTGAAATTCGCTTCTATTTTTTACCGGCGCGGATAAAGCCTGCTAAGCCTTTTTGCTCAAGATAAGAAAAAACGGTGTGATAAATTTGATCAGCATAAGGCTTAGCTAAAGCATCCTGGCTTAATTGTGCTAACTCTTTGGCACTGACCTTTCTTAAAATATATTTAATTTTGGCTACGTTCGAGGTATTCATACTTAACGAACGGTAACCTAAGCCAATTAAGAGCAGTGCCCCAATCGGATCGCCGGCCAGTTCGCCACAAATACACACAGGTAACTTGTGTTGCTGACAGGTCTCAAAAATATGTTTTAGCGCCATCATCACCGCAGGATGCACATGTTCATACAGATCGGAAACACGGGAGTTATTACGATCGACCGCCAATAAATATTGGGTTAAGTCATTGGTGCCAACCGAAACAAAATCGACTTTATCTGCCACCAAGGGCAATAAATACAATATTGATGGTACCTCAAGCATAATACCGAGTTGAGGTCGTTCTAGCTCAGGAATGGTCTTTAATACTTCTTGATAAGCACGCTCAAGCAAGGCTTTCGATTCATCGATCTCTTGGCTACTGGAGATCATTGGCAACATAATATTCAAATTGCCGATCCCTGCACTGGCTTTTAACATTGCGCGTAATTGGATCAAGAAAATATCAGTGTGATCTAAGGTAAAACGAATACCACGCCAACCAAGGAAAGGGTTATCCTCTTCGATTGGAAAATACGGTAGGGCTTTATCGCCACCAATATCTAAGGTGCGCATCACCACTCGTTTGTCCGGATAGGAGGATAAAATCAGGCGATAATTTTGAGTTTGTTCTTCCTCTGACGGAAAGCCATGCTGCATTAAAAACGCAATCTCTGTGCGGTATAAACCCACCCCATCGACACCTTGGTTGATGGCAATATTGGTATCAGCGCTCAGGCCGGCATTAAGCATTAACTCCACTCGCTGGCCATCTTGCGTGTAGGCCGGCTTAGATAATTCTTGCTCAACCAACTGCGATAATTCTTGCTCTTCATGCGACAGCGAGCGGTATTCTTTGAGTAATTGCTTGGTCGGCTCAATAAAGATATCACCGCTATAACCATCAATAATGCCCAACTTACCGCGTAATATTTCCGGTTTTAGTTGCGCCCCCATAATGGCGGGGATCCCCAAAGCGCGCGCCAAAATAGCCGCATGGGAGTTTGCAGCCCCTTCAAGCGACACTACGGCTAATAACTTATCTCTTGGAATACCAGCAAGAATAGAAGCGGTTAACTCACGCACCACTAAGATCACCGGATCTTTAAATCCAGACTCGCGCTTATCATGATTATGCAAAAAGAATAATAACCGATGGCCTAATTCTTTAATATCATTCGCCCGCTCTCGCAGATATGGATCCGACATTGTCGCAAAGCGTTTAGCATACAGTTCAATGACCTGCCTTAATGCCCAATCGGCCCGATCGCCTTGCTCAATTTGACGATTAAGATCCGCTTTCAACATAGGATCGTGCAATAAGTGAATATATAACTCGAAGATCGCTAAGGTATCTTTATTCAGTTCACTATCAAAACGTTTACGCATACGGCGGAAATCGGCAATCGCCTGCTCAACCGCTAAGGCTAACCACTCTTGATCGTATTCGATATCTAAACTGGAAGCCGGTGCCACTTTACTAAGATCTGGATGAGTATCGTCCCACCACATTTTACCAATTGCGATACCGCGTGAAGCGGCCAGCCCTTTAAACGAGCGAACTTGACGACCTTTTAATGTCCACACCCCTTGCGCTTGACTATGCGCAATAATAACCGCTAATTGAGTGGCTAAGGTGACTAGAAAGGATTCTTCGATTTCACTGAATTGACGCGGCGATCGCTGCTGGATCACCAACACGCCAAACACTTGACGGCGATGAATGATGGGAGTGCCTAAAAAGGATTGGTAAACATTTTCGCCAAGCTTAGGAAAATATTTAAAATCAGGATGTTGCTGTGCTTGTGCTAAGTTTAATGGCTCTGCACTGCGCCGTACCAACCCAACCAGACCTTGTTCAAAAGGAATATGAACCGATTGACCTGAGAACTTTAAACCTTGTGTGGCGATTAATTCCAACCGATGACGATCGTTATTGGCAAGGTAAACCGTACAGCATTCCGTCTGCATTGCTTTACAGGTTTCTTGCACCAAAATAGTTAAGGCTTGGTGTACGTTTTCGGCCTTAGAAACTTGTTCAACGATGTCCCTCAGTTGAATCAACATACAGGGTACTTCCCTCCTAGAATGATACCTGCTATTCCATTATGAAAAATCAGCACTACTTTAATCGGTGAAAATTAAAATAGGGCTGGTTCTATTACACTGCTCATTGCGCTCTGCTATCGGCTAATTATCGGCGTGTTTTACGCTTAGCTTTATAGCTTGGTTCACGAAACGGCATCGCTAATGCGGCAAATTCTTTCATCGCGCGTCGGTAAACATCTCGTTTAAAAGAAACAACTTGCCTGACTGGATACCAGAAACTCACCCAGCGCCAACCATCAAACTCAGGGGTCGTCCCGCGATTCATGTTGATATTTGCTTCATCACATTCAAGTCGCAGTAAAAACCATTTCTGTTTTTGTCCGATACAAACCGGTTTTGAATCCCAACGGACCAGTCGCTTGGGTAATTTATACCTTAACCAATGACGACTCACTCCAATCAGTTTCACATCTTGTTTAGTCAAACCCACTTCTTCGTACAGTTCTCGATAAAGGGCTTGCTCCGGCGTTTCACCGTCATCAATACCACCTTGAGGAAACTGCCAAGAATGTTGTCCGTATCGTTTTGCCCAGAATACCTGACCATGGTTGTTACATATTACAATCCCCACATTTAAGCGGTAACCATCGCCATCTATCACGGCTAACCTCTAATATAAATCTCTGTTACCAGTGATTTTTTCACATATCCACAAAAGGGGCAAATTTCAAGTGCATAATCTGGTGTTTTTTATTACCTAGCGCCCACTTTTGGGATAAAGTTCGTTTAAAAACAAGTTATCAACACTGAAATGCTGGTCACTTGGCATTTATTCACTTTTTCTGTGAATAAATGTGTGAAGAAAGTGACATTAGCAATTTTAATCACATAACGAGTCGAACAAACCCTAAGCAACATTAATTTTAATATCTTCATTTATACTTATTAAACATCGACTTACACCAACACCCAAAGGGAAAATCTTACCCAAGGATCTGCAGGATCTTTTTTAATCACAGATCGGTCAAAGATCCATCACGTTATGGATTATCCACATTTAATCTCGCTTTTCGGCTGATTTTCCAACAACCCTTGAATTATTATTGGTTTAAATGTAAATAACTCGATCTAAAAACGTCACATCAGTGTCAATGGTTAAGTTACTTGTGGATAACTTTTAATTTCATTTTTCAATCCTCTCGCGCCAGATCCCGCTCTTATTTTGTTATAGTGTGGCCTCATGATGCCTAACTCAGACTATCGACCATGCCTTTAGCACCAAAAACCGAGCAAGAACTATTACAACGGGCGCAACAGCTGGCTGGCCAAACATTTTACCAGCTCGCCCAACAAGCCAATATTGCGATCCCCGATGATCTTACCCGTGAAAAAGGCTGGGTCGGACAATTATTGGAATGGCATTTAGGTGCAGAAGCCGGCAGTAAACCCCAACCCGATTTTGAACATTTAGGCATTGAATTAAAAAGCTTACCGATTGGTTATAATGGCAAACCACTAGAAACAACCTTTGTTTGCGTGGCGCCATTAACTGGCGTGCAAGGCTTAACTTGGCAAGCTTCACACGTTAAGCATAAACTCGCCAAAGTATTATGGATCCCAGTGGAAGGTGAGCGCGAGATCCCATTAGCCGAGCGGCGGGTTGGTCTGCCGCTGCTTTGGTCACCGAATCAAGAGGAGCAACAGCAATTACAACAAGATTGGGAAGAGCTGATGGAATTTATTGTGTTAGGACGAGTGGAAGAAATCACCGCCAAACATGGAGAAGTGATGCAACTAAGACCAAAAGCGGCCAACAGTAAAGTGGTCACCGAGGCTTATAGCGCATCCGGTCAACCGTTTAAAACCTTGCCGCGCGGCTTTTATTTACGCACCCAATTTACCGCCAATATTTTAGCTCGCCACCTCAATCTCCCCAACAATTAAGAACAGAGATCTTTTGCTCGTCAAACAGATTAAGATCCGGCTGATCTTAGCTGGCTAAATGCAATTCAATATCTTGAAATGTCACTGCGTAGTCATCATGGCCGAATTCATCGTAAGCATTATGCAAACGCAAATAAGCCGAAGATAAGCCTAACTTTTTCAACTCTGATTTCACCTGCTCTAAAGAAGAAAAATACAGCAGTTGATCTTTCATTAAGATCGGCTCTAACTGATGCTTATACTCCACAGCTAAAGAGTAATGCGCAAGATCAGCGCAACTGACCACAAAGACTTTTGGTGGCCCGCAATCTGTGCTTTTACTGGCTTGCAGCCAATGATCTAATTGTTGTTTTTTCATATTACTCCCCCAACATCCTTCTTTAATCTTAGTCGATCCTTAAGCGGCTGCAAGATCTTGAATTAATCACCCAAAATTGGCTCGGCAGAATTTACTCACCACAATTTTTTGTTATATATTGGTTTTCATATTAAGAATGAAAATCAAGGACGTTAGATGAAATATCATAAGATCCCGCATTCAAACCTAGAAGTGAGCAAAATCGCATTAGGCACCATGACCTTTGGTGAGCAAAACAGTCAAGCGGATGCATTCTCGCAATTGGATTATGCTATTGAGCGTGGCGTTAATTTTATAGATACAGCCGAAATGTACCCAGTGCCACCCAAGGCAGAAACCCAAGGTTCAACCGAGGCTTATATTGGAAACTGGTTAGAGAAAAGCGGCAAACGCGAGAAAATCGTACTAGCAAGTAAAGTAGCCGGCCCCGGTCGCATGTCGCATATTCGTGACAATATGAGCCTTGATCGCCGTAATATTCATTTAGCGATGGATAGCAGCCTACAACGCTTGAAAACCGATTATGTCGATCTTTATCAGCTCCATTGGCCACAACGTAATACCAATTGCTTTGGTCAACTCAATTACCCCCACTTAGATGAACAACAAGAAGTGACCTTAATTGAAACCTTAGAAGCACTGGCTGAATTAATTAAAGCTGGGAAAACTCGCTATATCGGCGTGTCGAATGAAACCCCATGGGGCGTAATGACCTTGCTTCGCTTAGCGGAAAAACATGACTTGCCACGAATTGTGTCGATTCAAAATCCTTATAACTTACTCAACCGCAGTTTTGAGGTGGGTTTGTCTGAAATCAGTCATCATGAAGGGATCGAGTTACTGGCTTATTCTCCACTGGCGTTTGGGGTACTCAGCGGTAAATATTTAAATGGTCAACGTCCAACGGGAGCCCGTTGCAGTTTGTTCTCACGTTTTGTGCGTTATATGACACCACAAGGAGAAGCTGCGACTCAAGCCTATATCGATGTCGCCAATAAACATAATATCGATCCGGTACAAATGGCATTAGCTTTTGTCAATCAGCGCCCTTTTGTTGCATCCAATATTATTGGCGCTACCAGCATCAACCAATTAGAAGCCAATATTAACAGTATTGAGAGTGAGCTCGGTGACGAATTATTGCAGGATATTTTGCAAGTCGGTATTCAATTCTCAAATCCTTGCCCTTAAAGAAAACATTTATCATTAAAGAATAAAAGGTAGCCCAAAATATTGGTCTACCTTTTTATTCACCCCAGAATTAAGACTTAAGCCAAACTTTTATTTTCAACTGCCACATTATGTTTTCCGAGTAATCGGTACATGGTGGCTCTTGATACGCCTAATTCTTTAGCCGCAGGTGATATTTGGCCGTTATGACTCTCCAATACATAAATCAAAGCATTACGTTCCGAATCTTCTCGAATCGTACGCAAATTACGTTTTTTGGTTAATCGGCTTGGAAGATCCAAATGATGCACATCTAAGATTGTCCCTTCCGACATTAATACTGCTCGCTTGATTTGATTACTTAATTCACGCACATTACCAGGCCAATGATATTGGGTCAGTTGTTTGACCGCGTTATTTGATAATGTCCTTGCTTGGGAATTATATTCACGACTATTTTGTTGCAGATAATATTGCGCGAGTAAATTGATATCGGTGCAACGTTCTTTTAGCGGTGGAACATAAATTTTTAATACATTAAGGCTGAAAAATAATTCAGACAAAAAAGTATTCTCACGCACGCACTGTTCGATATCATTATGGGTTGTGGCGAGAATACGCACATCATTTGACTCTATCGTTTGCGAGGACCCTAAATGATTAGCACTGAGCAAG from Vibrio algicola encodes the following:
- a CDS encoding NADP(H)-dependent aldo-keto reductase, translating into MKYHKIPHSNLEVSKIALGTMTFGEQNSQADAFSQLDYAIERGVNFIDTAEMYPVPPKAETQGSTEAYIGNWLEKSGKREKIVLASKVAGPGRMSHIRDNMSLDRRNIHLAMDSSLQRLKTDYVDLYQLHWPQRNTNCFGQLNYPHLDEQQEVTLIETLEALAELIKAGKTRYIGVSNETPWGVMTLLRLAEKHDLPRIVSIQNPYNLLNRSFEVGLSEISHHEGIELLAYSPLAFGVLSGKYLNGQRPTGARCSLFSRFVRYMTPQGEAATQAYIDVANKHNIDPVQMALAFVNQRPFVASNIIGATSINQLEANINSIESELGDELLQDILQVGIQFSNPCP
- the lgt gene encoding prolipoprotein diacylglyceryl transferase, which produces MSQGFFVFPHIDPVIFSIGPIGVRWYGLMYLLGFAFAMYVANRRADKPGSTWTREQVSDLLFAGFLGVVLGGRIGYVLFYGFDYWMADPLYIFKVWTGGMSFHGGLMGVITAMWWYARKNKRTFFGVADFIAPLVPFGLGAGRIGNFINGELWGRVTDVPWAMIFPSGGPYPRHPSQLYEFLLEGVVLFFILNWFIRKPRPAGAVSGLFLIGYGVFRFSVEFVRQPDAQLGLFDGVISMGQILSTPMIIIGALIMIWSYKTQKPQAVAGTQSSNKKSVKGK
- the ptsP gene encoding phosphoenolpyruvate--protein phosphotransferase; the protein is MLIQLRDIVEQVSKAENVHQALTILVQETCKAMQTECCTVYLANNDRHRLELIATQGLKFSGQSVHIPFEQGLVGLVRRSAEPLNLAQAQQHPDFKYFPKLGENVYQSFLGTPIIHRRQVFGVLVIQQRSPRQFSEIEESFLVTLATQLAVIIAHSQAQGVWTLKGRQVRSFKGLAASRGIAIGKMWWDDTHPDLSKVAPASSLDIEYDQEWLALAVEQAIADFRRMRKRFDSELNKDTLAIFELYIHLLHDPMLKADLNRQIEQGDRADWALRQVIELYAKRFATMSDPYLRERANDIKELGHRLLFFLHNHDKRESGFKDPVILVVRELTASILAGIPRDKLLAVVSLEGAANSHAAILARALGIPAIMGAQLKPEILRGKLGIIDGYSGDIFIEPTKQLLKEYRSLSHEEQELSQLVEQELSKPAYTQDGQRVELMLNAGLSADTNIAINQGVDGVGLYRTEIAFLMQHGFPSEEEQTQNYRLILSSYPDKRVVMRTLDIGGDKALPYFPIEEDNPFLGWRGIRFTLDHTDIFLIQLRAMLKASAGIGNLNIMLPMISSSQEIDESKALLERAYQEVLKTIPELERPQLGIMLEVPSILYLLPLVADKVDFVSVGTNDLTQYLLAVDRNNSRVSDLYEHVHPAVMMALKHIFETCQQHKLPVCICGELAGDPIGALLLIGLGYRSLSMNTSNVAKIKYILRKVSAKELAQLSQDALAKPYADQIYHTVFSYLEQKGLAGFIRAGKK
- the rppH gene encoding RNA pyrophosphohydrolase, with translation MIDGDGYRLNVGIVICNNHGQVFWAKRYGQHSWQFPQGGIDDGETPEQALYRELYEEVGLTKQDVKLIGVSRHWLRYKLPKRLVRWDSKPVCIGQKQKWFLLRLECDEANINMNRGTTPEFDGWRWVSFWYPVRQVVSFKRDVYRRAMKEFAALAMPFREPSYKAKRKTRR
- a CDS encoding DUF6482 family protein, giving the protein MKKQQLDHWLQASKSTDCGPPKVFVVSCADLAHYSLAVEYKHQLEPILMKDQLLYFSSLEQVKSELKKLGLSSAYLRLHNAYDEFGHDDYAVTFQDIELHLAS
- the mutH gene encoding DNA mismatch repair endonuclease MutH; the encoded protein is MPLAPKTEQELLQRAQQLAGQTFYQLAQQANIAIPDDLTREKGWVGQLLEWHLGAEAGSKPQPDFEHLGIELKSLPIGYNGKPLETTFVCVAPLTGVQGLTWQASHVKHKLAKVLWIPVEGEREIPLAERRVGLPLLWSPNQEEQQQLQQDWEELMEFIVLGRVEEITAKHGEVMQLRPKAANSKVVTEAYSASGQPFKTLPRGFYLRTQFTANILARHLNLPNN